Proteins encoded in a region of the Pedosphaera parvula Ellin514 genome:
- a CDS encoding RHS repeat-associated core domain-containing protein, with protein sequence MKSLAKYLGVALGMALLAAGTSLPAETTVPKAEDAAAQISQYHLFEAPILWVGEQPPAPNETQELWNSLQTLARVKPEERFGVLQEFVKQYPDSAWTPSMQALLARYYRNNGHYSLALEHWEKAWAVTKKMEGNGKRVADYTLANWTELLTSLGRVERLTEIYAETKGRRLDRGPLQQLFNSNYEAFRVMANNSGRSYRCGSLALWNVGKELKGKEFKGYELVGMASPETGFSLSKLGELSQKYELDLVPAQRVEGEELVVPSVVHLKQNHYASILAKRGDKYKVTDPTFGHEQWLSSEAINAEASGFFLLSSNKLSPSYHQLAALDASKIFGKGAPNTFNSTNSGPPCTNPCPACCPGPGNGPGPGNGPGPGNGPGPGHGPGPGHGPSAGPSPQNGCPTCTKLSDNDAASHIELASGIGMPIWWVSEPYESVWMQDEPLGYQPAKGPRVSFTMFYKQRDTRPQLPYFFSLGPSWNSALMSRIEYSPTGYWPDESSKLYVAGGGELTFKASDTENFMTSYFTTEQMQFQTNGAGVITNFAMLYPNGSVDNYGLILSNFGPANTAFITQKVDASGNHISYYYDYLDDAMTGHVRLNYLVDGDGKTNYVRYADPSYPNQITSMEDAYGRTNYLAYDDVNGGFLTNTTDVIGMSSSFLYDDNGSITNLTTPYGTTSFQLDSIAFMLEGYFNRSVLVTEPNAAQQLFLYRDYAPDFPFDIPAELVPTNWPNTYETSYYYYRNSFHWNRLQYKNISAAGLASLADPTLGDLPLADYKKAEMKHWLHETLASISDTISWVRSPSPDAEGTVDGQFTFYDYPGKEPVLPILVGTSKLPSRIGQVLPDGSTSYTEYDRNQWGYPTNILSSYTLADGTIGTRTNQYVYDSNGQDLLQEIGPSGEILNAYNYDTNHQVLRWTNAVNEITTYTYNAAYQLINTKTPAGLNITNIYDANGLLVNNIEVEINKTNSYTYDLTLVKTHTDERGLTTTNLYDALQRITNSSDPRGAIKYTYNKLDLVRVVDRMGFTNSYGYNSLRQQTAWTNALGKVTIFDYCDCGALSGIQDALGNWTHYYYDNASRLIATVLADNSSLTNNYNLMNQLTNTVDNASHSETNWFNNQGLKYAVSNYFGRVQTLAFDLRDRATNIVDANGVLVDILYDNLNRPTKRTYPDSGKESLAYSVKGLAYYTNQINEVTSYGYDVAGRKTSETNANTEFTLFSYKPSGDLQTLTDGKGQITTWNYDLYGSVSNKLDQLGNVILIYRYDANQRFTNRWSAEKLNTYYGYDAVGNLTNVTYPVSPAISLAYDAVNHLTNMVDAVGTTKFGYTAVGDLLSEDGPWSNDTLTYGYTVRQRTSLGLQQPSASDWFQTYAYDGARRLTNTTSPAGAFGYQYGSGQPNSPSLLVQKLLLPNGAYITNTYGTDGMARLEGTWLNNSTNGTLNSHTYFYDLAGERTNQVHTGLTNIYKYDNVGQLISAKGSSVKYNEQFGYGYDAAHNLIRRTNDALVQTFGVNSLNELTNVIRDTNTTLTVIGTTGSPATNVTVNGSPALRYVDSTFAQRGLHPVDGNNTYTAIAYDSLGRIDTNSVTVYLPVTATYLYDQNGNLIGDGKRTFDYDDENQLIRVTVTNAWKSEFTYDGKFRRRIRKEFIWQGSAWSQTNEVHYVYDGNLVIQERDANNLLLVTYTRGNDLSGKLQKAGGIGGLLARNDSASQQNAFYHADGNGNITALINAQQVIVAKYLYDPFGNILSKSGPLAEANLYQFSSKEFHQNSGLVCYLHRYYDPNLQRWLTRDPLGELGGYNLYQFVGNDPMEGVDPFGLARWFPPIRLPLPVVGAMGGLAALLGSAGSITMSLCPGNTCHQGTCVACCTAGLAIGTAGVVTGVALLESTGVGAIVGILAGAAAQADLLISYNSCISACKSKAP encoded by the coding sequence ATGAAATCATTAGCCAAATATCTGGGTGTTGCACTGGGAATGGCGCTTCTTGCCGCCGGCACTTCCCTTCCGGCTGAGACCACTGTCCCCAAGGCGGAGGACGCTGCAGCTCAAATTTCCCAGTATCATCTCTTTGAGGCCCCCATTCTCTGGGTGGGCGAGCAGCCGCCCGCGCCCAATGAGACACAGGAGCTCTGGAATAGCCTCCAAACCCTGGCGCGAGTGAAGCCCGAAGAGCGCTTTGGTGTGCTCCAGGAGTTTGTAAAGCAATATCCCGATTCCGCCTGGACCCCGTCCATGCAAGCCCTATTGGCCCGCTATTACCGCAACAACGGGCATTACAGCCTGGCTTTGGAACATTGGGAGAAGGCCTGGGCTGTCACCAAAAAAATGGAGGGCAATGGCAAGCGGGTGGCCGATTACACGCTGGCCAATTGGACGGAACTGTTGACCAGCCTGGGAAGGGTGGAGCGGTTGACTGAAATCTATGCCGAAACCAAGGGGCGGCGACTGGACCGCGGGCCGCTGCAACAGTTATTCAACTCCAACTACGAAGCCTTCCGGGTAATGGCCAACAACTCGGGCCGCTCCTACCGCTGTGGCTCACTGGCGCTGTGGAATGTGGGGAAGGAACTCAAGGGCAAGGAGTTCAAGGGCTACGAACTCGTGGGCATGGCTTCACCGGAAACCGGCTTCTCCCTTTCCAAACTGGGTGAACTTTCCCAGAAGTATGAACTGGATCTGGTGCCGGCCCAGCGTGTGGAAGGAGAGGAACTCGTGGTGCCCTCCGTGGTCCATTTGAAGCAGAACCACTACGCCTCCATCCTGGCCAAAAGAGGGGATAAGTACAAGGTCACCGACCCGACCTTTGGCCATGAGCAATGGCTCAGCAGTGAGGCCATCAATGCCGAAGCTAGCGGTTTCTTCCTCCTGAGCAGCAACAAACTCTCCCCGAGTTATCATCAATTGGCTGCCCTGGATGCCAGCAAGATCTTCGGCAAAGGCGCTCCCAATACCTTTAATTCCACCAATAGTGGCCCTCCCTGTACCAATCCTTGTCCTGCATGCTGTCCAGGACCAGGTAATGGACCAGGACCAGGTAATGGACCAGGGCCAGGTAATGGACCAGGGCCAGGACACGGACCAGGACCAGGTCACGGACCAAGTGCAGGACCAAGCCCCCAAAATGGGTGCCCCACTTGTACGAAGTTGAGTGACAATGACGCGGCCAGCCACATTGAACTGGCCAGCGGCATCGGCATGCCCATCTGGTGGGTGTCCGAACCCTATGAATCGGTCTGGATGCAGGATGAGCCTCTGGGTTATCAGCCCGCCAAAGGGCCACGGGTCTCCTTCACCATGTTCTATAAACAACGCGATACCCGGCCGCAACTGCCTTATTTCTTCAGCCTGGGACCGAGCTGGAACTCCGCCCTCATGTCGCGCATTGAATACAGTCCCACTGGCTACTGGCCGGATGAGTCCTCCAAACTCTATGTGGCGGGAGGAGGGGAACTGACCTTCAAGGCCAGCGACACGGAAAACTTTATGACCTCCTACTTCACCACCGAACAGATGCAATTCCAGACTAATGGAGCGGGGGTAATCACCAATTTTGCCATGCTCTACCCGAATGGTAGCGTGGACAATTACGGACTCATTCTCAGCAATTTTGGCCCGGCCAACACCGCCTTCATCACGCAAAAGGTGGACGCGTCGGGTAACCATATCAGCTACTACTATGATTATTTGGATGATGCCATGACAGGCCATGTGCGCCTGAACTATCTCGTGGATGGAGATGGTAAGACCAACTACGTGCGCTATGCCGATCCCAGCTACCCCAATCAGATCACCTCCATGGAGGATGCCTACGGGCGGACCAATTATCTGGCCTATGACGATGTCAATGGCGGCTTCCTCACCAACACCACTGATGTGATCGGCATGAGTAGCAGTTTCCTCTACGATGACAATGGTTCCATCACCAACCTGACCACACCATACGGTACCACGAGCTTCCAGCTCGACTCGATCGCTTTCATGCTTGAGGGCTATTTTAATCGCTCGGTCCTCGTTACCGAGCCTAATGCTGCCCAGCAGCTTTTCCTCTACCGGGATTATGCGCCAGATTTTCCTTTCGACATTCCGGCGGAGTTGGTTCCCACCAACTGGCCCAATACCTATGAAACCAGTTACTACTACTATCGCAACAGCTTTCACTGGAACCGGCTGCAGTACAAGAACATTTCTGCTGCCGGTCTAGCCAGCCTGGCGGATCCCACCCTTGGGGATCTGCCGCTCGCCGACTATAAAAAGGCGGAAATGAAGCACTGGCTGCATGAGACTCTTGCAAGCATTAGTGACACCATCAGCTGGGTAAGGTCCCCGAGCCCGGATGCGGAGGGAACCGTTGATGGCCAGTTTACTTTCTACGACTATCCAGGCAAAGAGCCAGTTCTCCCCATCTTGGTGGGCACCAGCAAACTGCCTTCCCGGATTGGACAAGTGCTGCCCGACGGTTCTACTTCCTATACCGAGTATGATCGCAATCAATGGGGTTATCCCACCAACATCCTCTCCAGCTACACCCTGGCTGATGGTACCATTGGTACCCGGACCAACCAGTACGTGTATGACAGCAACGGCCAGGATCTGCTGCAGGAAATCGGGCCCAGTGGTGAAATTCTAAACGCCTATAATTACGATACCAATCATCAGGTGCTGCGTTGGACCAATGCCGTGAATGAAATCACGACCTACACCTACAACGCTGCCTATCAGCTCATCAATACAAAGACCCCTGCAGGTCTCAACATTACCAACATTTACGATGCAAATGGACTGCTCGTGAACAATATTGAAGTCGAAATCAATAAGACCAATTCCTACACGTATGACTTGACTCTGGTGAAAACACATACGGATGAGCGTGGGCTTACCACCACCAACCTCTATGATGCCCTGCAGCGCATCACGAACAGCAGCGATCCCCGTGGGGCCATCAAATACACCTATAACAAACTGGATCTCGTGAGAGTTGTGGACCGCATGGGCTTCACCAACTCCTATGGCTACAACTCCCTGCGCCAACAGACCGCCTGGACCAATGCCTTAGGGAAGGTGACCATCTTCGATTACTGTGATTGCGGGGCTTTAAGCGGCATTCAGGATGCCCTGGGCAACTGGACGCATTACTATTATGACAATGCGAGCCGTTTGATTGCCACTGTTCTGGCTGATAACAGCAGTCTGACCAACAATTACAACCTGATGAATCAATTGACCAACACGGTCGACAATGCCAGCCACAGCGAAACCAACTGGTTCAATAACCAGGGCCTAAAATATGCTGTCAGCAACTACTTCGGCCGGGTGCAAACGCTCGCCTTTGATCTGCGGGACCGGGCCACCAACATCGTCGATGCCAATGGCGTCTTGGTGGACATTCTGTATGACAACTTGAATCGTCCAACCAAGCGCACCTATCCCGATAGCGGAAAGGAGTCGCTTGCCTACTCCGTCAAAGGCTTGGCTTATTACACCAATCAAATCAATGAAGTCACCTCTTATGGTTATGATGTTGCCGGGCGCAAGACCTCGGAAACCAATGCCAACACAGAATTCACTCTCTTTTCCTATAAGCCTTCAGGCGACCTCCAGACCTTGACTGACGGCAAGGGCCAGATCACCACTTGGAACTATGACCTCTATGGCTCTGTGTCCAACAAACTCGATCAGTTGGGTAATGTCATTCTCATCTACCGCTATGACGCCAACCAGCGGTTTACCAATCGCTGGAGCGCTGAAAAGCTCAACACCTACTACGGCTACGATGCCGTGGGCAACCTGACCAATGTGACCTATCCCGTAAGCCCGGCCATCTCGCTCGCCTACGATGCAGTTAACCACCTGACCAACATGGTTGACGCCGTGGGAACTACCAAGTTTGGCTATACAGCCGTGGGCGATCTGCTCAGTGAAGATGGTCCGTGGAGTAATGACACCCTTACCTATGGTTATACCGTCCGCCAGCGCACCAGCCTGGGCCTGCAACAACCCAGCGCCTCGGACTGGTTCCAAACTTATGCCTACGATGGAGCGAGACGCTTAACCAACACGACTTCTCCCGCCGGAGCATTTGGTTATCAATATGGTTCGGGCCAGCCCAATTCCCCGTCCCTCTTGGTGCAAAAGCTCCTGCTTCCCAATGGCGCCTACATCACCAATACTTATGGCACCGATGGCATGGCCCGGTTGGAAGGCACCTGGCTCAACAACAGTACCAACGGCACCTTAAATTCGCATACCTATTTCTATGACCTGGCTGGAGAGCGCACGAATCAGGTCCACACGGGTCTTACCAATATCTACAAGTATGACAATGTCGGGCAACTCATCAGTGCCAAAGGGTCGAGCGTCAAGTATAATGAGCAGTTTGGCTACGGTTACGATGCTGCCCACAATCTAATTCGGCGCACCAATGATGCCCTGGTGCAAACCTTTGGTGTCAATTCCTTGAATGAATTGACCAATGTCATCCGCGATACCAACACGACCTTGACCGTCATCGGCACCACCGGGTCTCCGGCCACTAATGTCACCGTGAATGGGTCGCCAGCCCTCCGCTACGTGGACTCCACCTTTGCCCAGCGTGGTCTGCATCCGGTCGATGGCAACAACACCTACACCGCCATTGCCTATGATAGCCTGGGCCGCATCGATACCAACTCGGTGACGGTCTACCTGCCCGTCACCGCCACTTATCTCTATGACCAGAATGGCAACCTGATTGGCGATGGAAAACGCACTTTTGATTACGATGATGAAAATCAACTCATCCGCGTCACCGTGACCAACGCCTGGAAGAGCGAGTTCACCTACGATGGCAAGTTCCGTCGTCGTATCCGCAAGGAGTTTATCTGGCAGGGCAGCGCTTGGTCGCAAACTAATGAAGTGCACTACGTCTATGATGGCAATCTAGTCATCCAGGAACGGGATGCCAATAATCTCCTTCTTGTTACCTATACACGGGGAAATGATTTAAGCGGAAAATTACAAAAAGCTGGGGGTATCGGTGGATTATTGGCCCGCAACGATAGCGCCTCTCAGCAGAACGCTTTCTACCATGCTGATGGAAATGGAAATATAACCGCCCTCATCAATGCCCAACAGGTCATCGTTGCAAAATATTTGTATGATCCATTCGGGAATATTCTTTCCAAATCCGGCCCCTTGGCGGAAGCCAATCTCTACCAGTTCTCAAGCAAAGAGTTCCATCAGAATTCTGGACTGGTTTGCTATCTTCATCGGTACTATGATCCTAATTTGCAAAGATGGCTAACTAGGGATCCGTTGGGTGAGTTGGGAGGCTATAATCTTTATCAATTCGTGGGTAACGATCCTATGGAAGGAGTTGATCCATTCGGTCTTGCAAGATGGTTTCCGCCGATTAGACTGCCTCTCCCCGTAGTTGGCGCGATGGGCGGTCTGGCAGCCCTTTTGGGTTCGGCGGGTTCTATTACGATGAGCTTGTGTCCGGGTAATACTTGTCATCAAGGCACGTGCGTGGCTTGCTGCACTGCAGGTTTGGCGATTGGAACGGCTGGCGTCGTTACGGGAGTTGCATTGTTAGAGTCTACTGGTGTGGGGGCAATTGTGGGTATCCTTGCTGGGGCTGCCGCACAAGCGGATTTACTCATCAGCTACAATAGCTGTATATCTGCGTGCAAGAGTAAGGCTCCGTAA